In the Triticum aestivum cultivar Chinese Spring chromosome 2B, IWGSC CS RefSeq v2.1, whole genome shotgun sequence genome, GGGTTTTAGGTACTTTGATTCAACATTTTCAACTCTAAAATAGTTAGGATGTCCACAAAATGAACACAATTCTTTCCCAGCCAGCAAACCCAATCAAAGCATCCAAATGGAAAGCCACACATATCATGACACGACAGAGATTTTACTTAATGGATAACGAAACGTCAGGTAGAACAGACTACCCAGACCCAACGGACTTGACATGGCAAGAGTACATTCATACGAGTTCAACAGGGGCACGACGGCCTCAAAAGTCCATTCACTTCGTCACGGGGTGGGGTGATACTTTGGCTGGTTATTTAGGTGATAACGGTTCTTGGGCCCGGCGCATCCATGGTCACCAGCTGGCCGTCCAGGCTCTAGCCCATGGCGTACTTCTGCGTCCAGGAGCGCGCCGTGGACTCGTACTTGGCCCGATCAGTCTTGTACATGTGAGCGATCTCGGGCACCAGAGGATCATCGGGGTTCGGGTCCGTCAGCAACGAACAGATTGACAGCAGGACCTGTTAACAGAGACAGGTAAATGTTAGAGAAACGTAACCAAAGATTGTTGTGAGATGAAGGTGCTAAAGGAACCAAGCTCATACATCAGCAACAAGCTTTAAGCAAAAACGGAACGTCCAAGCTAGGAATGCACATCATTACCTTTGATATGGTCAAAGCCGGGCTCCACTGTTCCTTGAGAATGTCAAGGCAAATGCTGCCGTTGCTGTTGATGTTTGGGTGGAACACCTTGGTGCGGAAAGAGACCTGAATATGTTCATGTCCAAATGTCAGACAAAAATAGATACATGGCAGACAGCAACAAACCAGTTGTCTGAAGACAACTAGGACATTCATGTAACAGCAATTCCAGCATCAAAGGATCAAGATGAACTGTTTTTTTACAAAGGTCAGTTCAGTACACTGGAAATTACCTTCGGGGGCTTGAAGGGGTAATCCGGTGGGAAATGAATGTTCACCAAAAATAGGCCACCGGTGAACGGGCTGTCCGAGGGTCCCATGATAGTGGCCTGCCAGTGGAACATGTCCTCACCTACAGGACCTGCCCAGATAAAAGGAGAGAAATACAGTATTACACAACAGTCAGACAAACACATTCATACCAAGCCAGTCAAGTATTGAGTAAGAAAAACAAGTCTCATTTGCTGCGAGATCAAATAGTTTCTAGATTTAATTGTGTGAACAAGTTAAAAATTAGAAAAGACATTATGTTATCAAGGGTTATCAATCCTATACAAATCCAATACAATGATTAGAATAATTCAAAGTTCATTGATTTTAATTTCAAGAGGTTAGTGGAACCAACTACTGTATTAAATAACATCAAGTCACCCAGGAGGCCAGGACATCCACTGTTGCCAGGTATCTCCATTAAAACACGGAACATCAGGTTTACACACATTATGAATGTTAAAGTTGCTTCAGTAATTTTATTTATTCCTATATGCATTGATAGACCAAAGAAAACAGGTGACCATTACAACCTCCAGCTCTAAAACATAGGCCACTCTTGATGATTCTCTCTATTGGTTACTCTGTACTGTTCATGCTTCTACACAACATTAACAATGCTAAAGTTGCTCCAGTAATTATATTTCTCACAGTAGGAACTGATAGACCAGGGAAAACAGGTGAAGATTGCAACCTACTAAAACATAGGCCACTCTTGACAATTCTCTCTATTGATCATGCTAGTACTCTTTATGCTTCTTAAATCAGGTTTAAACAACATCACCAAAGCTAAAGTTGCTTCAGTGATTAAATTTCTTCCAGTATGCACTGATAGACCAAAGAAGAACGGTGACCATTGCCACTCACCTACTAAAACATAGGCCGCTCTCGACCTGTTTATGTTTCTTAAATGGTCTAGTCCATGGCTCCATGCCTAACAGATAAGGTTGGTACTGTATGTTTAATAAGTAGTCCTAGTCCATGCCTAACTGTCCATATAAACTGCAAGTCCTTGGCAATTTTAATTTCTTTTGGTTATGGCAGTTAAGATAGCATACAGTGCTACTGGCTGGTGCATGTTCCACCCATGTGGTACTGACCTAATGAAATGTTGACAGTAAACTGTATTAAGGTTGGCATACCCTAACCTAACAGAACAAATATCCAAGGTTTTTTAATGACCTGCTCAGAAGATACATCACACACTTGACATGAGTCAATCATATTAATAGGCCATGTACAGTTAATAAGTAGAGTACTCTTCACCAATCAATCCAGCAAACCCTAAAAGCAGTGCGCGAGCACAGCTAAACAATCCACAACCTAACAACAGCTGACACAACCAGACCACGCAAACCGCGCGCTCATCCACACGCAATTCAACTCGGGGCGAGATCTAGGCGGAATCGGACGGGGCGGAGGGGAAATCACCTGCGCTGCACGAGGTGGGAGGGTCCTTCTGCAGGTCCTTGAGCTCCTTGAGGATCCTCTTGGACGCCATGGGATCAAACCCTAAATCACCGAAATCCGGCACAGATCAGGCCCTGGAAAACAGATCGAAGCGAGGGGACGGGGCGCGGCGTCGCGCGTACGTACCGgccggcgggggcgcgggggcggcggcggcggcctctcccctctgcggcggcggcgggcggcggttggGGACCACGGGGCAAGAGGAGGGGGCGAGAAGGAGTCGGAGGATTTGGGTGTGGGCAGGCCGGGGGAGCTTTATATAGGGCGGAGGGGCGGCGTCGGCCGTCCGATCGCGGATCGACGGCCGCCCGCGGCTCGCGTGATGCTTACGCTGGACGCGCACAGATTCGTCCCCCCTTTCGGTGCTTTTCGGGTGGGGAGGAAATAAGCATGTTTTTTTGGGGAAATTTGGCAAACACTTTGGCAGCCCTGAGCCGGTGACGATGACAGATGGGGCCGGTCCCAACTCTAGGGTATTTGAAGGTAGTGATTCTCTAGATGAAGAGTAAAAAAAATTCTCTCTActtagtactactccctccgtccgaaaatacttgtcatcaaaatggataaaaggagatgtatctagaactatgtctagatacatctcctttccatttttatgacaagtattttttctaaatactcactccgttcctaaatatttgtttttctatagatttcaacaaatgactacatacggagcaaaatgaatgaatctacactctaaaatatgtctatatacatctgtatacgGTAGTCCATTCGAAATCTTTAaagagacaaatatttaggaacggagagagtataagTCTTTTAAAAGGTTTCAATGCGGACTACGTACAGATGTATATAAACGtactttagagtatagattcattcattt is a window encoding:
- the LOC543171 gene encoding ubiquitin-conjugating enzyme E2 28 is translated as MASKRILKELKDLQKDPPTSCSAGPVGEDMFHWQATIMGPSDSPFTGGLFLVNIHFPPDYPFKPPKVSFRTKVFHPNINSNGSICLDILKEQWSPALTISKVLLSICSLLTDPNPDDPLVPEIAHMYKTDRAKYESTARSWTQKYAMG